Within Thermus sp. CCB_US3_UF1, the genomic segment AGGTCCGCTTCCGGGACGGGACCTTTCAAGGTTTCACCTGGACGCCGAGGCTGGACGAGAAGGGTTTGCCGATCCCCGAGGAAAAGCGCCTGGTTCACCAGGAGGGGGAGGTGGTCTTCCGCCTCCATCACCGGGCTTGGGGCGTGCGCTTTCTTGACAGCTCGGGCAACCCGGTCCCCTTCTGGCGCTACCCAGAACCCTTCCGGGTGGAAAGCTTTCACTTTGACCCGGCGAAAAACCCCCTGGCGTTTTCCCTCGAGTCCGGGGGTGCGCCCGTGGAGGACCCCCGGGGGATTTCCCTTGACCAGGCGCTCTTGGAGGACATCCTCTTGGTAGAGGTTCTGGTTTCAGGCAAGCGGGAGCACGGGGAGTGGCGCCTCCTTGGGCGGCTTCCTGTGCGTTTCCATCCGCTGCTGACCCCTCGGCTTACGGAGGAGGCCTTGGAGCTAGGCCTCTCCCCACCAGGGGAACTGGAGGTGGAGCTTCTCCCCTCCCAGGCCCCTCCGCAACGGGCTAGGGGCAGCGTCCGCATACCGCGAGGGCGCCTGCCTTTTCGGGTCCGGGTCCGGGCCTTCGGCCAGGTCTGGGAGTACCAGGTGCCGCCTCGAGGCTGGCCCGCCGCTTTCTACCGGGCAGGGATGGCCTTTGGAAACCCAGGCCCCCTACGGCCTGAGGGGCCCGTGTGAAACTGGGAAAGGCCCTAGCCTTTAGGGCAGGCAGGGGCGGTTTCCGGTCTGCCCCGGTTAGGGGGCGAGCCGCACGGCTGTTCCGCTGGCGGTGACCATGAGCATGGAGTTCCCCTGGCCCAGGACCTCGTAGTCCACGTCGATCCCGATCACCGCGTTGGCCCCAAGCTGGCGGGCGGCCTCCGCCAGCTCCGAGAGGGCCATTTCCCGTGCCCGGCGCAGCTCGGCCTCGTAGGCCCCGCTCCGCCCCCCCACGATGTCCCGGATGGAGGCGAAGAGGTCGCGGAAGATGTTGGCGCCCACGATGGCCTCGCCGAAGACCACGCCCAAGTAGGCCTCCACGCGCTTGCCCTCCACAGTGCCCGTGGTGGTGAGGATCATCCCAGGTCCCATGGTCTTCCTCATCCTAACCGGGGGCGGCCTCGAGGGGCCTTAAAGCCCCTTTAGGCCTCCTCCAGGCTGTGGTCCGCCTTCAGGGTGGCGCTGTTTTCCCGGAGAACCCGGGCCAGGTCCTCGGAAAACCCTCCTTCGGCCTCGGCCTGGACCTCCAGGTGGAGCTTCAGCCGCACCCCCGGTTCCTTTGCCAGGTGGAGCACGATCTCCTTGGCCAATAGCTCGGCCTCCTGCACCAGGCTATGGGGGGCCAGCTCCTTGCGGAGGTAGAAGCGCTTGGGTCGGGGCTTGGGGGCAGCGACGGGGGTCTTTTCCGGGGTTGGCGGCAAGGCACCGCCACCAGGGGGAGTGGGCCCATCTACGGCTACCTTGGCCTCCTCCCCCTGGGTGGCCTCGGCCACCTCCCTGCGCAGGAGGAAGCCCTGGAGGCTCGGGGTGACCCTTTCCCCCAGGAAAACCCCTTTGGGCTTGCCTTCCTGGAGGTGGGTTGCGTAGCCGAAAAGCCCCTCCTCCACCCCCCTTTTCACGCTCTCCAAGAGCACCTCCTCCCCCTGCAGCTTGGGCAGGTAGGGATAGGTGCAAAGGGCTTCCCAAAGCCAGCGCAAGGGGAGGACCCCTTGGGGCTCGCGGGAGGTGAAGAAACGGTACCGCTCCAGGGTTTCCAGAAGGAACCTAGGGTGCCACTCGGTGTACACCAGGGCCTCGTGTTTGGCCTTGGCCGCAGCCCGCTCCGCGGGGTCGCCGCTTCCCAAAAGGCGGATGGCGGTGGGCTCCAGATGGGGGTTTTGGGAATCCGGCTGGGTGAAGCTTAGGAGGATACGGTATGCCTCCTTCAGGCGGGCCTCGAGGGTATCCCCTGCCTCCTTGAGCCGCGCCTCCACCTGCCGCAGGTCCGCCTGGCCCAGGTTCAGGGCCTCCCGGTCCTCCCAGATGCCCTTCCAGGCCAGATAGCGCCGGGTGGCTTCCTCCAGGTCGGGCACGAGGGA encodes:
- a CDS encoding heavy metal-binding domain-containing protein; protein product: MILTTTGTVEGKRVEAYLGVVFGEAIVGANIFRDLFASIRDIVGGRSGAYEAELRRAREMALSELAEAARQLGANAVIGIDVDYEVLGQGNSMLMVTASGTAVRLAP